A window of Massilia sp. NR 4-1 genomic DNA:
AAAGCCACCAGCGACACCGCATGGCGCATGCCGATCGAAGAAGCCTATAACGATCAGCTGAAGTCCAACTTCGCCGATCTGGCCAATATCGGCACGCCGGGCGGCATGTCGATCACGGCCGCGGCCTTCCTGGAAAACTTCACCCGCAAGTACACCTGGGCCCACCTGGACATCGCCGGCACCGCCTGGAAATCGGGCGCCGCCAAAGGCGCGACCGGCCGTCCGGTTCCGCTGCTGAGCACCTTCCTGCTCAACCGCGCATAAAGCAAAAAGCCGGGACGCGTCCCGGCTTTGCAGATGCAACGGGGACAGTCCGCCAGGGCTGTCCCCTTTTTTATCAGGCGCTAATATACCGTCACGCCGCCCGGCGCGGGCAGGCGCTGCTCGCCCTGGTGCGCGGGATGCAGGATGACGGTGATGGTCGAGGGATAGTCGAAACCGGCGCCGGTATTGCGGTCCACAATCAGTCCGGTACCAAAGGTCAGCACAATATTGCCCCACAGGCTGGCATTCTGTTTGGACTGCACGCTTTCGCCGGAGACGGCTTGCCCACCCAGTTGGCAATCGACATGCAGGGGCTTGAGACTCTTGCGGATCGTGACGCGGCCGGGCGTGGCGATAAACCACTTGCCCACATCATTGGACAGCACACAGCCCGCGCCCGCCACCTCGCGGTGGTCGAGAACGGTCTGCACCAGTACTTGCTGCTGGGTGGATTCGGTTAGCGTTGCGCAAGCGCCCAACGCCGCCAGAACAGCGGCGCAGGCGACGGGCCGCACAGCGGCCACGCCGGCCGAGAACATCAGCCGGTGGTACATAGGCGGCTTAATTGCCCGCCTGGGATTTTTGTCTTTGCTTCAGACCCTGGATGACGTTCAGGATGTCTTCCATGCCACTATTACCGTCCAGGGCAGAGAAAGCGTCCAGCACCTCATTCAAAACCTGATTCCGCACCGTCGCCTCGCCGGCACTCACGGCAGTCGGTCGCGCCAGACTGGACCGGGCACTCACGGTACGCTCGCCTGCTGCCTCTTTTTCCTTCTGGGCAGCCGACTTGCGTCCGCTCGGAGCCTTGCCATGCTCCAGCGCCGCTTGCCAGATTACCCAGCGGCGTTGCGTTTCAAATACCAGATACTCTTCTGGCTTGTCTTCGCGCCTGCGCACGATGTGGCCGTCGCGCTGCGCCCATGCTTCAAATGCTGATCGCATTTTATTCCTTTACATGCTTCGGACTGTTTAAAAACACGAATAAGTTTCCAAATAGTACCACTTCTTTACGAACAACAACACAATTTTGTTGCTTTATGGAACATTTTTGTAATGAGTGGTGGCCGGGGACAACTAATCAGTGCTCAAACGAACTTATGTATATTTATATTTTTGGGTCGGCACTAACTACATCTTAGTACCATTTTGATAACTATGAAGCATTATCGGCAATTATTTTTGGGTCTGTTACATTTTCCTACATTATCCCTCCTCTGGATACCGTTTGGTCGAGAAAACTGACGTTTATTTGCAAATATCAGGGCCGCCTTCGCTCTTGCAAGGCCTGCGCGCGGCGGGCCGTTGCGGTAAGATGCGCGCCAGGAAAACCATAAGGATAAGCACCATGAAACTTGCAACCTGGAATGTTAATTCGCTCAACGTAAGATTGGCGCACGTTTTGAAATGGCTGGAGGAAAACCCGGTCGATGTGTTGTGCATCCAGGAAACAAAATTGACGGACGACAAGTTTCCCATCGTCGCCATCGAGGCCGCCGGCTACCAGGTCGTGTTCAGCGGCCAGAAAACCTATAACGGCGTGGCGATTTTGTCGCGTCTGCCTATCGAGGATGTAGTCAAGAACAATCCCCGCTATGAAGATGCGCAACAGCGCATCCTGGCCGCCACCATCGGCGGGGTACGCGTGGTCTGCGCCTATGTGCCGAACGGCCAGGCGGTTGATACCGAAAAGTACATTTACAAGCTGGGCTGGCTGCAATCGTTCCGCGACTGGCTGGCCGACGAACTGGCCAAGCATCCCAACCTGGCCGTGCTGGGCGACTACAATATCGCGCCGGAAGACCGCGATGTGCACGATCCGGCCGCCTGGGAAGGCCAGGTGCTGTGTTCGGACAAGGAAAGGGCGGCGCTGCAAGCCCTGTTCGACCTGGGCTTGCAGGATTCCTTCCGCCTCTTCGAGCATCCGGAAAAAACCTTCAGCTGGTGGGACTACCGCATGCTGGGCTTCCAGAAGAACAAAGGCCTGCGCATCGACCATATCCTGCTGTCGGCGCCCCTGGTGGCACGCTGCGAGGCTTGCATCATCGACCGCGCGCCGCGCAAATGGGAGCAACCGTCCGACCATGCACCGGTGATCGCCACCCTGACCGCGGCCTAAGCCC
This region includes:
- the xth gene encoding exodeoxyribonuclease III, yielding MKLATWNVNSLNVRLAHVLKWLEENPVDVLCIQETKLTDDKFPIVAIEAAGYQVVFSGQKTYNGVAILSRLPIEDVVKNNPRYEDAQQRILAATIGGVRVVCAYVPNGQAVDTEKYIYKLGWLQSFRDWLADELAKHPNLAVLGDYNIAPEDRDVHDPAAWEGQVLCSDKERAALQALFDLGLQDSFRLFEHPEKTFSWWDYRMLGFQKNKGLRIDHILLSAPLVARCEACIIDRAPRKWEQPSDHAPVIATLTAA